In Ancalomicrobiaceae bacterium S20, the following proteins share a genomic window:
- a CDS encoding TAXI family TRAP transporter solute-binding subunit, translating into MRLVPALVASACLALAAVPAKADQFINVLTGGTSGVYYPLGVALSQIYGEKIAGVKTQVQATKASVENLNLLQQGRGEIAFTLGDALRDAWDGNTEAGFKGKLDKLRGIGAVYPNYIQIVALKDSGVKTLADLKGKSLSVGAPKSGTELNARAILAAAGLKYADLGKTEYLPFAESVDLMKNRQLDATLQSAGLGVASIRDLSTSVDVTVVAVDKATVDKIGAPYLAVVIPANTYQGQTADVPTAAVGNFLVTHAGVPDEVVYQMTKLTYENLDRLANAHAAAKGIKVEDAIKGMPLPLHPGAEKYFREKGLIK; encoded by the coding sequence ATGCGTCTCGTCCCCGCGCTCGTCGCGTCCGCCTGTCTCGCTCTCGCCGCGGTCCCCGCGAAGGCCGATCAGTTCATCAACGTGCTGACCGGCGGCACCAGCGGGGTCTACTACCCGCTCGGCGTCGCGCTCAGCCAGATCTACGGCGAGAAGATCGCCGGCGTGAAGACGCAGGTGCAGGCCACCAAGGCGTCGGTCGAGAACCTCAACCTCCTGCAACAAGGCCGCGGCGAGATCGCCTTCACGCTCGGCGACGCGCTGCGCGACGCCTGGGACGGCAACACCGAGGCGGGCTTCAAGGGCAAGCTCGACAAGCTGCGCGGCATCGGCGCCGTCTATCCGAACTACATCCAGATCGTCGCGCTGAAGGACTCGGGCGTGAAGACGCTCGCCGACCTCAAGGGCAAGAGCCTGTCGGTCGGCGCGCCGAAGTCCGGCACCGAGCTCAACGCCCGCGCCATCCTCGCCGCGGCGGGGCTGAAATACGCCGATCTCGGCAAGACCGAGTATCTGCCCTTCGCTGAGTCGGTCGATCTGATGAAGAACCGCCAGCTCGACGCGACGCTGCAGTCGGCCGGTCTCGGCGTCGCCTCGATCCGCGACCTGTCGACCTCGGTCGACGTCACGGTGGTGGCGGTCGACAAGGCGACGGTCGACAAGATCGGCGCGCCCTATCTCGCGGTGGTGATCCCGGCCAATACCTACCAGGGCCAGACCGCCGACGTGCCGACCGCGGCGGTCGGCAACTTCCTGGTCACCCACGCCGGCGTGCCGGACGAGGTCGTCTACCAGATGACCAAGCTCACCTATGAAAACCTCGACCGGCTCGCCAACGCCCATGCGGCGGCGAAGGGCATCAAGGTCGAGGATGCGATCAAGGGCATGCCGCTGCCGCTGCATCCCGGCGCGGAGAAGTATTTCCGCGAGAAGGGCCTGATCAAGTAA
- a CDS encoding TRAP transporter permease, translated as MTATSPAAEIDNPALETFEHGFPPGFGSKFAGLAAFAIALAFSVFQLVVSAWPALPSQSVRGIHVGFLLLLTFGLVANFRAKTALGLVIGWALGLLGFAVGLYQWVYHDALILRAGDLERQDLVVGVLLIVLVFEACRRIMGPSLPIMCGVCLAYALFGQYLPGPLGHRGYGLDQVIEQMSFGTEGIYGVPIYVSATYIFLFILFGAFLERAGMIHLFTDVSLGLFGRSRGGPAKVAVFSSGLMGTISGSGVANVVTVGQFTIPLMIRFGYRRAFAAGVEATASMGGQIMPPVMGAAAFIMAETLGVAYSEIVKAAALPAVLYFASAYWMVHLEAGKHGLRGMAEVPSALAALTKGWYLVLPLGVLVWLLFAGYTPLFAGTIGLALTAILILGASAALEMPEGVTRTIFWVVLGIASAAFFRYGLWAVIAVVAALILLNFRAGSGRETLRLCRDSLADAAKTALAVGIACAIVGTIIGTFTLTGVGSTFGTWVVGIGQQSLFLSLVLTMILSVILGTGIPTIPTYIIVASLAAPALAKLGVPLIVSHMFAFYFGIMADLSPPVALAALAAAPIARENPDKIGWEAMRIAAAGYVIPFAGVYAPALMLQPGDPWAASVGFYGAVAIAFVKSLVAMGLFGAALIGFLFGRLSWLERAAFAVSALFIVGEFPWSDLIGFVLGLGTVAWHRATLRSADARPAA; from the coding sequence ATGACCGCCACCAGCCCCGCCGCAGAGATCGACAATCCCGCTCTCGAAACATTCGAACACGGTTTCCCGCCCGGCTTCGGCTCAAAGTTCGCCGGCCTCGCGGCCTTCGCGATCGCGCTCGCCTTCTCGGTGTTCCAGCTCGTGGTCTCAGCCTGGCCGGCGCTGCCGAGCCAGTCGGTGCGCGGCATCCATGTCGGCTTCCTGTTGCTCCTGACCTTCGGCCTCGTCGCGAATTTCCGCGCCAAGACCGCGCTGGGCCTTGTGATCGGCTGGGCGCTCGGTCTCCTCGGTTTCGCGGTCGGGCTCTATCAATGGGTCTATCATGATGCGCTGATCCTGCGCGCCGGCGATCTCGAACGGCAGGATCTCGTGGTCGGCGTGCTCCTGATCGTGCTGGTGTTCGAAGCGTGCCGGCGCATCATGGGACCGTCGCTGCCGATCATGTGCGGCGTCTGCCTCGCCTATGCGCTGTTCGGCCAGTATCTGCCGGGTCCGCTCGGCCACCGCGGCTACGGGCTCGATCAGGTGATCGAGCAGATGTCGTTCGGCACCGAGGGCATCTACGGCGTGCCGATCTACGTCTCGGCGACCTACATCTTCCTGTTCATCCTGTTCGGCGCCTTCCTCGAGCGCGCCGGCATGATCCACCTGTTCACCGACGTGTCGCTCGGCCTGTTCGGCCGCTCGCGCGGCGGGCCGGCCAAGGTCGCGGTGTTCTCATCCGGCCTGATGGGGACGATCTCGGGCTCGGGCGTCGCCAATGTCGTGACCGTCGGCCAGTTCACCATCCCCCTGATGATCCGCTTCGGCTACCGGCGCGCCTTTGCTGCCGGCGTCGAGGCGACGGCCTCGATGGGCGGGCAGATCATGCCGCCGGTGATGGGCGCGGCCGCCTTCATCATGGCCGAGACGCTCGGCGTCGCCTATTCGGAGATCGTCAAGGCGGCCGCGCTGCCGGCCGTGCTCTATTTCGCCTCGGCCTACTGGATGGTGCATCTGGAGGCCGGCAAGCATGGCCTGCGCGGCATGGCCGAGGTGCCGAGCGCGCTCGCCGCGCTCACCAAGGGCTGGTATCTGGTGCTGCCGCTCGGCGTGCTGGTCTGGCTGCTGTTCGCCGGCTACACGCCGCTGTTCGCCGGCACGATCGGCCTGGCGCTGACCGCGATCCTGATCCTCGGCGCCAGCGCGGCGCTGGAAATGCCCGAAGGCGTCACGCGCACGATCTTCTGGGTCGTGCTCGGCATCGCCAGCGCGGCGTTCTTCCGCTATGGGCTATGGGCCGTCATCGCCGTCGTTGCGGCGCTGATCCTGCTCAATTTCCGGGCCGGCAGCGGCCGGGAGACGCTCAGGCTCTGCCGCGACAGTCTGGCGGATGCGGCCAAGACCGCGCTCGCGGTCGGCATCGCCTGCGCCATCGTCGGCACGATCATCGGCACCTTCACGCTGACCGGCGTCGGCTCGACCTTCGGCACCTGGGTGGTCGGCATCGGCCAGCAGAGCCTGTTCCTGTCGCTGGTGCTGACCATGATCCTGTCGGTGATCCTCGGCACCGGCATTCCGACGATCCCGACCTACATCATCGTCGCCTCGCTCGCGGCGCCCGCGCTCGCCAAGCTCGGGGTGCCGCTGATCGTCAGCCACATGTTCGCGTTCTACTTCGGCATCATGGCGGATCTCTCGCCGCCGGTGGCGTTGGCCGCGCTCGCCGCCGCGCCGATCGCGCGCGAAAACCCGGACAAGATCGGCTGGGAGGCGATGCGCATCGCCGCGGCCGGTTATGTCATCCCCTTCGCGGGCGTCTATGCGCCGGCGCTGATGCTGCAGCCGGGCGACCCGTGGGCGGCTTCGGTCGGCTTCTACGGCGCGGTCGCGATCGCCTTCGTGAAATCGCTCGTCGCCATGGGCCTGTTCGGCGCCGCGCTGATCGGGTTCCTGTTCGGCCGGCTCTCCTGGCTCGAACGCGCGGCCTTCGCCGTCTCGGCGCTGTTCATCGTCGGCGAATTTCCGTGGAGCGATCTGATCGGCTTCGTGCTCGGGCTCGGCACGGTCGCTTGGCACCGTGCGACGCTGCGCAGCGCGGACGCGCGCCCCGCCGCCTGA